The genomic interval AATCCCAATTTAGAATTGCCCACAGGTTATTTGGTAAAGATCTGGTAAAGATCACAATGTATTCCTGTATAGTTAAATGAGCCCCTAGTTAAGAAGACCAGACACTACTGTCTGTGGTTATTTATGGGCCACATCATTCTTGTTTCTCACTTCAGTCTTTCATCACACTTATCTTCACAGATGGTGTTAAAGCACTCCGTACCAGGGATCGCGGTCCAACGCCACTGCTCCTGTGTTGCAGGAAGTGCTGTGTAAAACCATCTGGTGGCCCTTCTTTACCAGACAGCGCACTACTCTCAACTAAACATTCCTGCTGCACCACTAGTTCACAGCTGCACAGACACAGAACAGCGTTGGCACGAACCAAGAACACTTGTGAGTCTATCAATATCCATTAAAAAATGCACCTGAGAAGTATTCAGCCTATGGAACAGTAAATCCTTGTTAATTAGGGTGTGAAGCCAGGTCCGGTTGATGGGATAGAGTTCCGTATACCTACTAACTCGTGTGCTGATGGAATAAGGTCAGTCGGAGGTTCCTAGAATGGAAACATTTCGAAAACATTttcttgtgatttttttttatccaaaaatctGTATATTTGAATctattttatttcaacttttgGGCTTGTGCTGTTTCTGGAAAAGTCTGTGTCTATTATGAGTCTGTGTCATAGTAATCTCTTCAACCTGATGTTAaggttttaaaatgttttgcagAAGTTGTCTCTACAAAGCACTCCATGGATATATGCCTGACATAAACCTTCTCCGAGTCTCAGAAACATATGCCAACTTTTCTCCACTTACTGCCCCTAATGTGACAACAATGGAAATGTCAGCTGATTTTTCCCCTGGTTAAGTCCGCCTTTGGGCCAGTGCAAGCTGGCAATGTGCTGTCCTATCAACTTCCACAGCCAAAGgttgaacacttttatttttacCACTACTTGCAGAAGTGTCTCTCGCACCTGAATGGATCCCCTGCATGGGTGCCAAGTTTAGTGGTTTCATGAAAAATAAGTATTGATGTTCTTGTGAAGAAAACTGCAGTATAATATATTTGTTTAAAATAATGTATTTCAGCAAATGTTCAACAGTTCAGTTAATCAATTACACATCTCTAACATTGTATTCAGTCTTGCATTCTGGCTATTCTGTGTTTACTTGATTTCTTTCCCCCACCCCTAAACTCATTGCCTAGTTAAAGCCAATGACAAGCTCCACACAAACTGATATTCACtacaacacaaatgattgataCATGTCGTAGATAAGCAAATTATTATTTTGCTACTACCAAATAAACACATGTACATTTACACTGGCTTGGCCCATGCTCTGACCAAAGGTCTGTTTTGATAGTTGACCAACAGGCAAATAATTGGTTGATTCTGCCTGAGATGGTCAGGGGGGGTGACTGTGTCAAACAGCTTGTGCTCCTTTACTCTGCAGATCATTTTTTCAACATGTACTCTCAGCCTGGCAATGGACTGGGTCTCCCTAACCTCATGCTCTGGCATCTGTGTGCGTCTTGACAGAAATGCTGGCCGGTAGACCTTGCACGGAACAATGTCATCTACGAGAAAGCCCTTATCCACCATAATGGCCATGTCAGGGGGGAGTAAGGAAATAATTCCAGACTGCTTGGAGATCTCCTTGTCACTCACAGATCCAGCACACAACGATGACATAAAAGTGACAGCGCCATGTGGTGACATTCCCAACATGCCCTTAAAGGTACAGTGTGACTTGTAGGAAGAaaacacctcactctgcagtAGTAGTGAAGATGTTGTCTGGCAGCGGAGTTCAGTGCAGTCGATCACTACCTGGGTGTCTGGATAGTCCTTGAACTCGAGTGGCAGGTGGGCTTTGATGGTTTCCCTGGGGATCCATATCCGTGCTGATCCAAGCAGACAGTAGAGGAAGTTGGCCAAGAGATGATAATCCGGCTCACTGTCGATTGGTGGATGCTGAACCAATGGGCCAAATCCTTCTGCTTCAGACCCAGCGACAGATGCGTCATAAACAAGAAAAACTCGTCGATTGATGGCAGTGTCTGAACGTGAAGAAAAACGTTTTAGTACAATATAGTCCTTATATTCGGTCCATAACAAAAAGTAAATCATGTTTTGAAATTACAGTAAGATCAAATAATATTCTAAGTATTTAATGAAGTTGTCCCTTACCGGTTTTCTTCGAGTAACACTTGTTTCAGATGGATTGGTGCTTGTGACTTATAAACTTGGTCTCTGCTGCCCGCTCAGTCAAGTGCCAGAAGGCCATCAGGTGAGTGTAGATTGCAAATCTAAAGACAGACCCAGAGCATTTGAATACCAAAAAAGCTCATTACTATTATTGCCCATCTTCTCTAAGCATCAAGTAGCACTAGAcatgaccaagctgctattgtAGCCTGTTTTACTTGTTACTGCAATTCTACTGTAATTCATAGCAGCTATCATCACAGCAGTGAATTTGTTTTAAATGTTCCATTATTTAACCTGGGAAGTGGACTAAGAACCAAATCttatttgcagcaacgacctgggagCATTTTTGGGGGTTAACTGAATCTAATGTAAagacaatatacagttgaagtcggaagtttacatacacttcggttggagtctttgaaactcgtttttcaaccactccacaaatttcttgttaacaaactatagttttggcaagaaggataggacatctactttgtgcatgacacaatacatttttccaacaattgtttacagacagattatttcacttataactcactgtatcacaattacagtgggtcagaagtttacatacactaagttgactgtgcctttaaacagcttgataaaatccagaaaattattccatggctttagaggcttctgataggctaattgacatcatttgagtcaattggaggtgtatctgtggaaatatttcaaggcctaccttcaaactcagtgcctctttgcttgacttcatgggaaaatcaaaagaaatcagccaagatctcagaaaaacaattgtagacctccataagtctggttcatccttgggagcaatttccaaatgcctgaaggtaccacgttcatctgtacaaacaatagtacgcaagtataaacaccatgggaccacgcagccgtcataccgctcaggaaggaaacgcgttctgtgaacgtactttggtgtgaaaagtgtaaatcaatcccagaacaacagcaaaggaccttgtgaagatgctcgaggaaacagttacaaaagtatctatacacACAGTAaaccgagtcctatatcgacataacctgaaaggccgctcagcaaggaagatgccactgctccaaaaccgccataaaaaagccagactacagtttgcaacgcacatggggacaaagatcgtacttttggagaaatgtcctctggtctgatgaatcaaaaatagaactgtttggccataatgaccatcgttatgtttggaggaaaaaggggaggcttgcaaggcaaagaacaccatcccaaccataaagcacgggggtggcagcatcatgttgtgggagtgctttgatgcaggagggactggtgcacttcacaaaatagatggcgtcatgaggaaaggaaaattatgtggatatattgaagcaacatctcaagacatcagtcaagaagttcaagcttggttgcaaatgggtcttgatgaccccaagcatactgccaaagttgtggcaaaatggcttaacgacaacaacgtcaaggtattggagtggccatcacaaagccctgaccttaatcctatagaacatttgtgggcagaacagaaaagGTGTGTGCAAGCTAGGAGGCCAacaaaactgactcagttacaccagaccTGTCAgcagaaatgggccaaaattcacccaacttgttgtggaaggctacccgaaacgtttgacccaagttaaatcatttaaaggcaatgaaacctaatactaattgagtgtatgtaaacttctgacccactgaaaatgtgatgaaagaaataaaagcttaaataaataattctctctcctattattctgacatttgacattcttaaaataaagtgatgatcctaactgacctaagactgggaatttttactaggattaaatgtcaggaattgtgaaaaagtgagtttaaatgtatttggctaaggtgtatgtaaacttccgacttcaactgtgcatTCAATGTGCCTACTTATGCTAAGATACGCTAGCCTAGTTTTAAATAACAATGAACACGTTCTTAAAGGTAAGATGGACTTtgggataataataataattcatagTAAATAAAACAATAGTAATGTTGGATAACAATAAATCGTTAATGTACCTTGTGTAAAAACGCATATCTTCGTCAGAACCAGAAAATCCTCAGTCGGAGCCGGAGGTTTCAGTCTTCTTTCCCAAACACCAGGTCTCTTTTCATTGTGCCAGTTCCATGAGAAGACTGTCAGTCGGAACAAAACCTCTTTTTTAGGTATTGTCGCTCCCCAATTTTTCCCTCAACACAGTCACTCTCATTAGCACCTCATTCGCAGGACTGTAATTTAAACGAAACCATTGTGAACTATTTCAGTCAGAAATGCATCGACAACAGTGAGATAGCTATCAACCTAATGATAAAAACAATAGCAGAAATCGCTGCAGGAAGTCATCAACCCTGTATGAAGTAAATTAGAACATTGGAGGCGGTATAATACACAGAGCCTATTgattgtctcttctctctacagTCACGTGCTGCATTCTGTTGTTATGTGAACGATTGGCTAAGCCTTGGATATATGCCCGAAACGCACATTACTTGTTCACTTACAGCCAGTAGTGATCATAACACTCAGCTTCAACACAGGGAGTGTTGAAGCTGGGCTTGGTGCTGCTCCTGTTGAGGCAGGGCTGGGGGTGTTAAAGCTGGGCCTGGTGCTGCCCCTGTTGAGGAAGGTCTAAGGATGTTGAGGCTGGGCCTGGGACTACCCCTGTTGAAGCTGGGCTGAGGGTATTTAGTCTAGGCCTAGTACAACCCCTGTTGAGGCTGGGCTGAGCCTTTTGAGGCTGAGCTTGGTGTGTGGAGGCTGGTCCAGGTGCTGCCCCTGTTGAGGCTGGTGCTGGTGGCCCTGTTAGGCCCTGTGTGCTGGGGCCTAATGCTCTCCTGCCCTGAAGGGTGAAAGGAACCacttactgtacatacagtacacatataTAGCAACACAAGAATATAGATGGCGAGAGTAAGCAGTACCTGAACAAATAGAAGAGCAGGTAAGCACTGCGGGCTCTGGTCCTCAGCACAGTGGCTTCATTGGACATTGACACTTGGCTGTCATTACAGCAGAACCAGTTTCCACTGGCATTCAATATGTCACTAATGTAGTGCCCTGTGGAACAAAGaagacaggctcgaggtcaagggTCAGGCTCTTGTGGGTAATGGAGTGAGTTATAACAGTTAAACAGTTCATTTGGAAGGTATTTTATCTGTTACAAGTGTCAAGTTTGGAAATCAGAGATAAACACATACACGTGGCATGCCTCTATTCCTTTGAATTAAATTGCGCAAACTCTAAACATATAGCAGTGCTTGTTGGGATGGCACTTCGCTCTGAAGCCTGCAGCCTTGCTCGCTTGGTCTAAGAGGCTATCGGAGGGTCTAATTATCCCCTacaccagggttccccaactggcggacCGTGGGATGAATTTGGCCCAcgggtgattttatttggcccaccccatgttttctgagcaaaaaattGTAATTGTTAaaaaactgtaaaaacaccagcaaatcagttCCAAGTGATTTTCATTTTGGAAATCTGATCCAAAGTCTTCCTACGCACAATAAAGAGATATACGTGATTGtacacaaatgtaagcaaggtttgaaattagtCAAATatgatatctgtttgggcttcttacggtcaatttgcagtctacaaattattatTATCCCCGGCCTTCAACCCTCGATCATTTTCACTCCCTCAGCTTTGGGATACTTGTTTAAAGGCAGAGGCGCACGTGAATGCGCAAATTGAAAGTCGAGGAgaagacctaatcagagggggaagagagaacaggtggggaagagtgaaagagctagttagggcagatgtagaacagctgaggaatgagagacagagaaggtaacctaaaaagaccagcagagagagaatgaagagaaaggacaggaacagacataacaagacatgacagtaccccccactcaccgagcgcctcctggcgcactcgaggaggaaacctggcggcaacggaggaaatcatcgatcagcgaacggtccagcacgtcccgagagggaacccaactcctctcctcaggaccgtacccctcccaatcaactaggtactgatgaccacggccccgagggcgcatgtccaaaatcttacgaaccctgtagatgggtgcgccctcgacaaggatgggggggagggacgagcgggggcgcgaagaacgggcttaacacaggagacatggaagaccgggtgaacgcgacgaagatagcgcgggagaagaagtcgcactgcgacaggattaatgacctgggaaatacggaacggaccaatgaaccgcggggccaacttgcgagaagctgtcttaagggaaggttctgagtggagagccatactctctgaccgcaacaatatctaggactcttggtcctacgcttattagcggccctcacagtctgcgccctattacggcaaagtgccgacctgacccccttccaggtgcgctcgcaacgctggacaaaagcctgagcggaggggacgcaggactcggcgagctgagatgagaacagcggaggctggtacccgaggctacactgaaaaggggatagaccggtagcagacgagggaagcgagttgtgggcgtactctgcccagggagctgttctgaccaagacgcagggttacgaaaagaaagactgcgtaaaatgcgaccaacagtctgattggcccgttcggcttgaccgttagactggggatgaaagccggacgagagactgacggaagccccaatcaaacggcaaaactccctccaaaattgagacgtgaactgcggacctctgtcggaaacgacgtcagacggaaggccatgaattcggaaaacattctcgataatgatctgagccgtctccttagcagaagggagcttatcgagaggaatgaaatgagccgccttagagaatctatcgacaaccgtaagaataactgtcctccccgctgatgaaggcagtccggtgacaaaatctaaagcgatgtgagaccacggtcgagaggggaatgggaagcggtctgagacgggcggcaggaggagagttcccagatttagtctgcgcgcagaccgaacaagcggcgacaaatcgacgcgtcacgttcccgagtgggccaccagaaacgctggcgaatggaagcgagcgtaccccgaacgccggggtggccggctaacttggcagagtgggcccactgaagaacggccggacgagtaggaacgggaacgaacagaaggttcctaggacaagctcgcggcgacggagtgtgagcaaagtgcttgctttacctgcctctcaattccccagacagtcaacccgacaacacgcccctcagggagaatcccatcggggtcggtggagacctcagaagaactgaagagacagataaagcatcaggtttggtgtttttgagcccggacgataagaaataacaaactcgaaacgagcgaaaaacagagcccaacgagcctgacgcgcattaagtcgtttggctgaacggatgtactcaaggttcctatggtcagtccaaacgacaaaaggaacgggtcgccccctccaaccactgtcgccattcgcctagggctaagcggatggcgagcagttcgcgattaccaacatcatagttacgttctgacggcgataagcgatgagagaaaaacgcgcaaggatggaccttgccgtcagagagagagcgctgagaaagaatggctccacgcccacctctgacgcgtcaacctcaacaacaaactgtctagagatgtcaggtgtaacaagaataggtgcggatgtaaaacgattcttaagaagatcaaaagctccctgggcggaaacggaccacttaaagcacgtcttaacagaagtaagggctgtgagaggagctgccacctgaccgaaattacggatgaaacgacggtagaaattagcgaagcccagaaagcgctgcaactcgacgcgtgacttaggaacgggccaatcaatgacagcctggaccttagcgggatccatcttaatgccctcagcggaaataacggaaccgagaaaagggacagaggcggcatgaaaagtgcacttctcagccttcacataaagacagttctccaaaaggcgctggaggacgcgtcgcacgtgctgaacatgaatcgagagagacggtgaaaaaatcaggatatcgtccatgtaaacgaaaacaaaaatgttcagcatgtctctcaggacgtcgttaactagtgcctgaaagacagctggagcgttaacgaggccgaaaggaagaacccggtattcaaagtgccctaacggagtgttaaacgccgtcttccactcgtccccctccctgatgcgcacgagatggtaggcgttacgaaggtccaatttggtgaaaaacctggctccctgcaggatctcgaaggctgaagacataagaggaagcggataacgattcttaacagttatgtcattcagccctcgataatccacgcatggcgcagggacccgtccttcttctgaacaaaaaaaaacccagctccggcgggggaggaggaggagactatggtaccggcgtcgagcgaaaccgacaaataatcctcgagagccttacgttcgggagccgacagagagtataatctaccccgggggagtagttcccggaaggagatcaatactacagtcatacgaccggtgtggagggagagaagtggccttggaacgactgaacaccgtgcgcagatcgtgatactcctccggcacccctgtcaaatcgccaggctcctcctgtgaagaagagacagaggaaacaggagggatagcagacattaaacaggttacatgacaagaaacattccaggataggatagtattactagaccaattaatagaagggttatggcgcactagccagggatgacccaaaacaacaggtgtaaaaggtgaacgaaaaattaaaaaagaaatggtttcgctatgattaccagagacagtgagggttaaaggcagcgtctcacgctgaatcttggggagagaactaccatctaaagcgaacaaggccctgggctccctaactgtctgagaggaatgtcatgttcccgagcccaggtctcgtccataaaacagccctccgccccagagtctatcaaggcactgcaggaagcagatgaaccgggccagcggagatggaccggaaaggtagtgcgtgatccagaaggagaggcctgagtagttgcgctcaccagtagccctcctcttactgatgagctctggccttttactggacatgaggtgacaaaatgaccagcggagccgcagtagagacagaggcgattggtgattctccgttccctctccttggccgagatgcgaatacccccagctgcataggctcagcatccgagccggcggaggagggtggcagtgatgcggcaggtggcagtgatgtggagaggggagcaacggagaacgtgagctcctttccacgagctcggcgacgaagatcaaaccgtcgctctatgcgaatagcgagagctattaaggagtccagactggaaggaacctcccgggagaggatctcatccttaacctcgacgtggagaccctccagaaaacgagcgagcaaagccggctcgttccagtcactagaggcagcgagagtgcgaaactcaatagaataatccgttatggatctattcccctgacatagggaagacagggccctggaagcctcctcgccaaaaacagaacggtcaaaaacccgtatcatctcctccttaaagtcctgatactggttaatacactcagccctcgcctcccagactgccgtgccccactcacgcgcccgtccggtaaggagagaaatgacgtaggcgatgcgggctgcgctcctggagtaagtgttgggctggagagagaacaccacatcacactgagtgaggaatgagcggcactcagtgggctccccagagtaacacggcgggttgttgatcctgggctccggcgactcggaaaccctggaagtgggcggtggatcgaggtggagttggtgaacccgtcttgtgaggtcggagacttggacggccagggtctcaacggcatgttgagcagcagacaattcctcctcgtgtctgcctagcatcgctccctggatctcgacggcggagtgaaaagggtccggagccgctgggtccattcttggtctgattcttctgttatgaacttgagtgaagacccaaaagcggttttaacagaaaacagagttctttaatgaaaatacaggaatggcataaatcctcttccaacgttgtcagcggaacaaaagaacgttagtatagtgcaggatgctcctgccaggcagactccgacaggacaggacaaggtggaagcaaacgagacgacagcttgcttctggcatcaaaaaacacaaataagaatcagacactgaaagtagcaggaacagagaaagaaatagagacctaatcagagggggaagagagaacaggtggggaagagtgaaagagctagttagggcagatgtagaacagctgaggaatgagagacagagaaggtaacctaaaaagaccagcagagagagagaatgaagagaaaggacaggaacagacataacaagacatgacaagaagGGAGTGATTTGGGATTCAGCCTATGCCATATGTACTGTgcatctgcatgtgtgtgttttaaggTATTTATTTACCGGAGTTTGCGGAGCCTCCCAAATGAGAGACTACGCCAGTCAGCTGGTAGTAGCCAATCACTGACTTCACTGGCTGCTTCTTCAGTAAGAAAACACATGTGATCATTGGATTCTCAtttaccctacagtacatcacactgTCTACAGTTCACAACACTACTCGTCTACTGCAGGAGGTCTACTAGATCATGTACTCCTCATAACtatctcagtgttctgtcataacttatatttcactggtttcactctctatctctcctcaccACTGAGGCTGTCCACAGCACTTTCCCTGGTTCCTGGTCATTTGAATCTGAGGGGTCAAATATACATATAAAGAGCTGTAAAAACGTGGTCTCTTGTCTGAATTGCTCTGGTCTAAAACAGCTTCCGTACATCACTAACAATGTCTGAGAAACATTTTAATTTGCAGCTTCTTGCTTCTCTGTCTGCAGCACCGTTTTGGGAGTGGGTGGATTGTGTGGTGTTGTGATGCCATGACCTACCTGAACAGCAGAGGGCGCTATCTTTGGCCTCTCCAGGTGGGTTGGAGACTTGGCTGGCGAGGGTCTGGGGGATGGACACCTGGATATTGGGGATCTGGTTGGTGAGGGCCTGTGGGCTGGCACTGTGCAGGGGTGGCACCGTGTCCCCGCAGAAGGTGGAGAGCCTCAGCTCCGAAGGAAACAAAAGAGGAGCCTCCTGCTTCTCCAACCCCCCAGGTCCTCCAAACCTCTTCAGATGCAGAACCAGCACACtgcccagagacagagaggaacagacagacaatgAAACCAGTCAACAAATAACAGATGAGTGAAATTTGTTCTGTGGTGCTCATCCCTAAGTCCTACAACCTGCTCAGGAAGTAATTACTCCTAAATGCTCAGGACACAATGACCACTCATTTCATTAAATACTGCCAGTTCTATGAGAGGTTATAACGGGGCAACTCACAGAGGCAGTGTGTGGAACTGCTCCACCTTTGAGGCGTGGAGGCCCTTGCAGCCCGCACATGTGAATTCAACCTTTTCTCCCTGggttagaaacacaagcattacaaaATGAGTGATACCACTACAATAATAAGATACCGTATTCTGAGACAGTGGGCAGCTTGCCCTGGGTGTTAGTCTCTACACCCAGGGCTAAACCCTACGTGCTGACTTTGAAAGTGAGTGCTAGGCTGCTTAGCAAGGTGCGCTCAGAGGTGAAGTCCAATGAGAGGTGATTGTAGTCCTCTCTGGTGGACGACTCGCGCCCACAGCTTCAGAAGCAGGACAAAGAGAAGAAAAATGCATCAGGTTTCTGTTTCAGGTCTCTACAATGTTATGCCATGTGTTTTGTAATATCTTTTGAAGAAAGATCATGTTACCAGTAGATATATTACAACCAATGGGAGCTCTTACCTGGTACATGTGCGCACTGAGACAAGCTGGAACTCCAGCTGGGAAACAGGGCAGGTATAGTTCACCCCGAGCGTCTTCAGTATCATGCCCTCCTCCTTCAGCTGGCACAGCATATTCACAAGTAACTCGTGTGCGTCCTATGATGAGAAAGAAAAATACCAAGATAAAATTGAATTATTGAGAGAAAATGAACCCTTGCAAAAAGAGTGCATGTTCAGAAGAGAGTAGAGTGCCTCAGTTACCTGTTGCGTGTCCCCCAGATACTTCAAATCATATCCCGACAAGGAGTACTTGACCTTCCACATGAGGTCTGCTTTTGAGGCCTGGTTTGCGCCACTGTCAGGTAGACCCGAACGGTGCACATCAGACAGACACCTGTAGGGGAGACGGAGA from Oncorhynchus masou masou isolate Uvic2021 unplaced genomic scaffold, UVic_Omas_1.1 unplaced_scaffold_4803, whole genome shotgun sequence carries:
- the LOC135535329 gene encoding ubiquitin carboxyl-terminal hydrolase 37-like, with the protein product MELLGLPNIGNTCFLNATLQCLLVLPSFSKEILRQEQLWSSSPFSNLLRCLSDVHRSGLPDSGANQASKADLMWKVKYSLSGYDLKYLGDTQQDAHELLVNMLCQLKEEGMILKTLGVNYTCPVSQLEFQLVSVRTCTSCGRESSTREDYNHLSLDFTSERTLLSSLALTFKGEKVEFTCAGCKGLHASKVEQFHTLPLVLVLHLKRFGGPGGLEKQEAPLLFPSELRLSTFCGDTVPPLHSASPQALTNQIPNIQVSIPQTLASQVSNPPGEAKDSALCCSEAASEVSDWLLPADWRSLSFGRLRKLRALH